One Triticum dicoccoides isolate Atlit2015 ecotype Zavitan chromosome 3B, WEW_v2.0, whole genome shotgun sequence genomic window, CTGGATGGCCACCAAGGATTTGTTCCCACATCCAAACCTCCAAGGCACACACAAAACCGCCAATGAAGGAGTTATTCTTTTGCTTCTAACATGCCTTGTCCGTATGCATGTTCAAAATTTAAATTATGGCACTCAACAATCTGTGACATTTTGACCCAAACAAAAATATTTGATGTCATGAAAGTGACACTTTAAAGACAAATATACTGACAAAAATACGTATTATCATCCTTGCCGAGGCTTGTTCAAGCTACCGCTTTCAACCCCCAGTTAAGTAGTCATGGAACATCTTGGATATGGTATTGAAGGAGTTGAACCAGGATTTCCAAATGGATAGGATAGGGTATTTCTATATGTGATAGATAATCCAAATGCAAAAATTTGTCTTCAAAAAAGGGAAATATTGAATGAATAGAGCGTAAATTCTGAAACTTTGGTATTTCTTTTTCTTTCGGAGAAAATAATTCCCTTGTGTCCTCTTCATCCAGACATGTCGCTCCTTGTCTCTGATATGCTCCCAATCCACTGCACGCTGGCACTATTCTCCACCAAGTCGCCGATGATCCCATGTCAAAGAGAAATTGATTTGGGTTTTATGAAGCATGATTCCTTATATGGTGGAAAGAAATACAGAATTCTGAAGCATTTACGGTGTTTGAAGCATGACTTATGTATGATGGAAATAAACATGTAACATTGGAAGCATTGTTTTTTCTTGAATACGCACGAGTGTGTATACTATATATTAAAGAAAAAGTGGGGGAAGAAACCCATCCACGGTGTTTACACACAATCCACATACATAAGCTGCACTCCACACCTAATCCACCTAGACTTGGCCTTCCAGCTACTCCCTCACACTAGCCCATGCTGCCAGGGCCTGGAACATGACCTCCACCTCTCCCTTGGTGAGCCACGCTTGCTACCATGCTCCTCCTTCTCCAATTCACTGTACTAGATCCTGTATGGAAATGGAGGTGCCGTCGAATACAATTCTATTACGATGCTTCCACAGCTCCCACAAGACTAGTATAATGGTCACATGTACATCCTTGACAACCAGTCGTGCCCCACGCTTGCTTGTGCACCACTGCGACAAGTCGCTCCTCCGGATGGCGCCCACCCCGACTCATCAAGTGCTCTTCAAATGATAGCCCATACCTCCCTAGAAAAGCACAACCTAGTAGGATGTGCTCGATCGTCTCTTCATGTTGATCACAAAACACGAAGCTCTCCTGGTGTTCCAAGTCACATTTGGCAAGACGGTCGGATGTCCAGTTCCTATCTTGGAGCACAAGCCATGCGAAGAACCTACATTGGAGCGATGCTTTCTATTTCTGGCTGAATTCCATTGAAGGAGAGACCTCTCTGCCCCAGAACCGTGCCTCATGCCGAGCTCGCAGTGAATGATCCACCCTTTCCCCAAGCCCAGGAGAACACACTAGGTGTGTTTTGCTGCAGCTCCAAAGTGGATAATAGCATCCACAAGCTCAAAAACTCATGAAGTTCTTCTACAGTCAACTCTGGTCCAATATCCCTAGCCCAACCTTTAGCCGAAAATGCTTGGCTAACCAATCTTGTGTTTCTCACTTGCGAATAACCCAAGCATGTAGGCCTGGGTCTAGCTCTTATACCATTAGCTCGTTCAACCATCGATCCTCCCATAACAGGGTACTCGTACCATCACCAATAGTGACGTGCGTCACAGTGTTGCATAGTTGTCGTGATTCCCTCAGTACCTCAATCTCGAATTCCGACCATGGTCTTGACCCATCAGTGATGAAAGCGCAGGTTTACTCCTGAGGTGAATGGGGGGGGAGTTTGTCAAACTCTGATGAATTTGATAAAGATTAGAGTGAAGAAATAGAAACACGAGGAAACTAAATCATCACAAAAATAGAGAACATGCATAGAAGATACATATAGGTGAAGAATATgcaatcatacaatcatacaagcatgaGGAAGATGAACTAAAGAAATGAAAGACAGCATGATGAAAGTCTTCAGTTCAAATTTGTCAGAAGGTAGATCACAAATTCTTCAACAACGGAATAACATAAGGCAAGGGTTGAGGAATTTGAAACCAGATAGGCTTGATAAAGACAACGATTTGGaagaccagttctagttgttgtatcaactgtacgtctagttgagGCAGCTGAGACTAACTcagaggatacatagtcctcaccatattcctctTGAGttaaggtcatttagacctcgtccAATGACTCGTGGTAAGTATTCAAGGTAGACTTACAAAACCTTTACAGACTTGTTCACCGAcacaccacaatgactcttgggtgCTCAGAGCATGACGCCTAACCGCCTGAAAGAATGACAATTTTCAGAGGCAATAGGCGTCGGATCACAcacatcaatctcttcagtgacacTCAATCACTTTGGCTCTGGTTGGGTTTCCCCTCACTTAGGATTCTCTCAAAGTCGTCAGAGGAtgagtggggggggggggtatttatagccaaggCGCAACCCGACATGAATTGTCATAAATGCCCTTCTCAGACATGACCGTTGTCAGGGTAAGGATCCACTCAAAGCTGTCTCGTGgaatttgaactctcaaattcgTCGGGGCACTCAATTTTCTCACGATAGGCAGACCGCACTGGCGAAATCGTAACTCCTTAGCCTGACCAGATGAACTTCATCACTGTCGCTAGCAAATGCGTCAGCTTTTccggagatttccaaaggcttcacttgaAGCAGCTTGTGTATGTATAGGTTTGAGCATCGCTTTGGGAATGTGAGCTATGATTCACCTACATCCTCTTTAACAGTATGATTTTTCCTATGACTtaaaataggaagaaaagaaactaCGAAAAGAAAAAGTCTTTAAGCTTCATAGTCTTCACATCAATTTCTTTAAAGGCCGTATTCAATTTCATCACCAAATTCTTCGCTTGAAGAAATCTATTTTTAGGGGCCGTCTTCCATGTTTTAAACCAAATCTTCAAGGACCATAtctcctatgtacactcacaaacacgttAGTCCGTCAACCTATTTATCTTCCAAGCCACTAAGAAAGCACTTGATGCGCTTACAAATGCGTTGCAGCCATGGCCACCTTGCCTATATGGAAATGGTTAGCCATCTCAGGTTATTAATGCCCAATCCTCGGGCCCATTCTGGGGAGCAAACTTTTTCCCAAACCACCATTTGCATTGTCCTTCACCCACCACAGGAAACCCCGGCAGATCTTGGTCATACCCCTATAGATCTGAGTTATACCCTATAGACCTTAGTCATTGACGTGGCTGATGAGCTAGCTAAGTTTAGCTTTTTATTTGTAATATTTGTGTAATATAAAAGCTGTAATAAATGGCTTGACGAACCTTGAGGCTCTATCCTCAACGGACTTGTGGACGATGTAACTGTTTTCCAAAGTTAAAAAAATCTAGCCATAACGACCttcccaaaataaaataaaataaaataaaaagcacTGTAACCGGTAACAAGGAAACTGACGTGCTATTTGGACCTGTCAAATTTGGGTCGCAATTaagggtaataaataaataaatactacTGTACGTATTTCAGCGTACACCACTACTCCTACGTGGAAGCGGCGTGGCAAATCCAACGCGTGGCGCCCCGATCGCCCATCCGACCGACGCGGCCGGTTCGCCCGCCACGCCACGCCGATCCTCTTCCCTCCCCTTAAAATTCCTCCTCCGCGCCCCGTTCCCGCACCGATCGATCTCACGAGAAAACACCCGCCCACgccacaccacaccacaccacaccacgCCCAGACGAACTGCTCCCTCCCTGCTCGCCCACGCCGAGAGAGAATGGGCGCTCCCTCCACCTCGCCGGCGCCCTCCCCTCCGGCGCCGCACGAGGCCTCCACGCCGAACGACGAGGCCTCGCCGGAGCTGCCGCTGCTGCGGCTGCGCTGCGGCGTGCAGCAGTACGCGTGGGGCCGGCGCGGCGCGTCCTCCCTCGTGGCGCGCCTCTCCGGCATCGCCGCCGACCCGGACCCGGCCGTCCCCTACGCGGAGCTCTGGATGGGCACGCACCCGGCCGCGCCCTCCGCCGTGCTCCCCGGCGGCGAGCCGCTCGGCGCCTGGCTCGCGCGCCACCCCGCCGCGCTCGGCCCCGCCGTCGCCGCGCGCTGGGCCGGCGACCTCCCGTTCCTCTTCAAGGTGACCGCCGCCTCCTTCCTCTGCTCGCTCGCCCGCTCTGTTCGTCAACTACTATGACGTGCTCGCGAAGCTGACTCTCTCTGTTACCCCGCGTGCGATTTTTGCGCGTGCAGGTGCTGTCGGTGGCGAAGCCGCTGTCGATCCAGGCGCACCCGGACAAGGGGCTGGCGGAGCTGCTGCACGCCATGCGGCCGGCCACGTACCGGGACGCCAACCACAAGCCGGAGATGGCCGTCGCCGTCACCGAGTTCCGGGCGCTCTTCGGCTTCGCCGGCATCCAGGTGCGTCCCAACCGCCACCGCGTGCGCATTGTTTTGTCCCCTGTCGCCACCTCCTAGATAAGTCCACTTCTGTTGTGCCTCTGAACATATTTGTTATGCGCCAAACGTGTAAGCTTGGGACTGTCAGACTATTTTAGTTTAGGCTCAACTGAATCTCGCTAGGAACAAGCACGCCTTGACTTCTTCAGGATGCGTGGCACATGTTTAGATGCGTGTTCCAGAAGAAAATCCCATGCTAATTCCTCACAATGTAGGAGTACACCTTATTTTTGGAGTAGAAAATGCCATGGCAATTGTTTATTTTTAGTTCAAAATCACCGAGAACTGCCACCCGTTGGATCTAGATCGTGTGCCTCTGGGGGCGTTCGCCGGGATCTCATCCCCAGCGAACGTTCGACAGATAGCTTTACCGTTATTTTTTTTACCAGGCAAATGGCTTGTTTCAACTCTTTCCTAGTTGATTATACATTTATATGCCCATTACTTCCTGCTTCGTTAGGCTAACTCACCAAGCTGTACATCAAGAAAATCACATATTTATTTGGAAAAAAAAACTGCATATCAGGCACGAAATAATGGTGTCCCACAACCAATTTTGCTGACATGTAAATACGAGGATCTATCTAAACACATAAATGCGACACGCGGGCCAGCCGCCTGTCCACCTATCGCCAATCCAAGAAATTGTCGGCATGCGCTGGTGTTGCTTGGAGATAGACACTAGTGCCGGAACAGGAGGCAGATTTGGGGTTAGTgattcagaaaaataaaataaaactggaCACCGGTATCCGGCTTTCAAATCTATACCCTTTTGCTCTTCACACAAGGTGTTTCTCACCCCTATGTGTGTGTGGATCAAACTCAGGATCTAGTGCTTGTTCATTCCTATCAAGTTGAATTCTATGGTAAATGTATTCTAGTACTAAAGGTTGAATTCTGTACAGGGGCATATGTAACCGATTGGCTATTGGTAGGCGGTAAATACAAATGTACTCCCTCTGCAAACTTTTATAAGACGTTTGAGGTGATGTAAAGCGTCTTATAAAAGTTTACAGAGGTAGTAGTTTATAGGAGGACAACTGAAATGAAATTGGAAACAGTAAGTACAGTTCACCGCTCACCGCGTGCGCATTGCTTTGCCCCCTTTCGCCGCCGCGTATACAAGTCCGCTTCTGTTGCGCCTCTGCATATAAATCCATGTATATAATAACTAACACCATCGAGTATATGCGCGAAGCCAAACGTGTGCGCTTAGACTGTCAGACTATTTTAGGCTCAACTGAATCTCGGTAGGAGTAGTCACGCCTTGACTTCTTCAAGTCAAGTAATAATGTAAGCCAAAATTGCTATCTTCCCCAGTTTCTTCAAAGACAACGTGCCACATgtttagatttttttttaaaatattgcagggacccgattgctttttctaAAAAATATTTGTAGGGATCTGATtgcttcctaaaaaattacaggggtTGTTTTATAATAAGACCGACATGTCGCGTGGGACCAATTGGATCAAACTCGGGATCTAGTACTTGTTCATTCCTATCTAGTTGATTTCCAATTGGTTATTGGAAGGTGGTAAATACAAATGTAGTTTATAGTTGCGTTTGATGAAGAACATCCACCAGAAATAATACTCGGATTAGTAGTTCTTCGATATTGCCACGGAAGTAGTACATATTTGCCTTTTCAACTGCTTAAACAGGTATCTTAGAAACTGTTTCTAGATCAGTAGGAGATCAAGCTGTACAAATTTATACTTCCGTTCTACATTTGCTTTAACTTTTTTTTTTGGCTGTTGTCTTCTACTTAGCTGCATATATATGCTTGATGAGATCAGGAGCAGATCACATATTTTCTTGCATGGACGTTATCATTTTTTTAATACAAAAATAAATCATTTGTTTCAAGAACAGGCACCGTTTTGTTGGCAGCAATATTCTCTTTGATGTCTTCTAGTAAATTTTCTTATAAACTAATATGCTGTTTATACCATGGTAAAGGAGCTCAAGGATGTTATAAGGACTGTACCTGAAGTCGCAGGGCTGATCGGACATGAAGATGCTGACAAGCTTATGACCATCAAAGAGTATCATGGGGGTAATGATATAAAATCCAGTCTGCAATCAGCATTCGCTAAGCTAATGACAGCGAGTAAAGAAGCAGTTTCCGAAGCAGTTAATAAATTGAAGGGTCGCCTGAATGATGAGAGCAAGGTAAAAGCTTTCTTAATCTAGAACGTATGTTGTCATTTGTATTTTCTTATGATGGCAATCTGTTAAACCACACAACACATAGTACTGAATGTAACCTGCTAAGTGACATTGTTGCCTCCAAAGCAAAAgtaaaaaaaactatgttgtttACTACGCTGCATTTAAGATGTTATATGTAATACGGAAGATGTTAACATGATATTTTACACATGGTTAGTATAGCTGACAAACTGAAGGTGTTGCTTCCAAAGCCTGAAAGCCCTATATTCATGTTGGATATATTACATTTGGACCAGGAACATTGGAAACCGTGAGTCTTCGGTACTGATAGGTAGATGCAAAAGCTATAAGAACTCTGTATCGTCTTTACTGTCAGATAAGGGTAAAAGTTGTGGTTGACCTGATAGATTACTAGATTAAATTGCTAAGAGCTATTGGTTGGAATGATATCGAGCTACTAGGGAAGATAAAGCTGGTAGAAGATCATAATACCAAATCATAGTTTTTCTAAGATTTACATTACTTGGATAAAATTTCCACGGTATTTCCTTACTATATGGAACGATCCTTGACAGAAGATGATGTTCAGCAATATGGTGCATAACTATTCAGCAATGTACTTTTCGTATTTTAGAAAAGAATATTAATGCCATTTGACAAGCCTGAGATTATGTTTCTACTGATGAATATGTTCAGATTCGGACCTTAACAGAGAAGGAAGAACTCGTTTTGTCGCTGGAGAGACAGTATCCAGAAGATGTTGGTGTTCTAGCCGCACTTCTCTTCAACTATGTCAAGCTCAGTCCCGGTGAAGCAATTTATATCGGCGCCAACGAACCGCACGCGTACCTGTCCGGGGAATGCATCGAGTGCATGGCTACTTCGGACAACGTTGTTCGCGCTGGTTTGACACCTAAGTACAGAGATGTGCAGACCCTCTGCTCCATGCTAACATACAAACAGGTGAGCTTAGCTTGAAATTGCGCCGACTGTCGACCGTGGTCCTAAGAGGTTAGAGCTTGCGTGTGCTAGGTTATCGATGTTCTCTTTGATGTTTAAACAGTATATTTCCTGTATGCAGATCTTCCCTGAAATACTGCGAGGGGTGCCCGTGCAGCCACACGTACGACGCTACACCCCTCCGACCGACGAGTTCGAGGTCGACTGCTGCTTGCTGCCCCCAGGCGAAGTGGCTGTCATGCCACCGGTACCAGGCCCATCCATCTTCCTTGTCATGGCCGGGGAGGGCGAGGTTCAGGCAGACTCCATGTCAGGCGGCGAGAAGGCGAAGGAAGGCGACGTCTTCTTCGTGCCGGCGCACACCGAGGTTAGCCTCTCCGCTTCTGGCCATGCGTCGATGCAACTCTACAGAGCTGGGGTGAACAGCAGAGTGTTGTATTCCTccaacgctgctgctgctgctgcggggaAGAGGTCCCAGCTGCAGAACATATGCGACATGGCGAGTTAGCCGGGGCGCTGATATACATACAGTATAGGCCGATGGGTGGAAGTGCTGATGTAATATGTATAGTCCAATGGACGAGTAAAAATAAGGTCCTTGATGCCTTTAGAACAAGGTCCCTTGCATATAGAGGTACCCTGGCATGCTCTCTGCTGTTGGGTAACTGATGATGGGGTCGGTGAATAAGAAGTTTCAGTCCTGCTGCTAACCTGTAAAAGTTCAGTGACCGGATGTAAACCGTGCAGTTCTCCAGTTGAGAAGATAATTGGAGATGCTGATATACCAGTACCTGTGCATTGCACATTGCAGCGTTCTGGTTGTTCCTCTTGGTTGCCAGGTCCGGGTGGAAGATCGCTGTCGGGACGACGGATCCGATCCGTCGACGACATACTGAAGGTTCTTGTCATTCTTTCTTCACCCAAGTTTTGGGTTTCAGATGCTCCAGTCCAGTGCTGGCCCATTTGCACCACTTGTCCTGTTGCCATTTTGCTGTTCGCTGGTGTTGCTTTCATCAGTGAAATCCTGTTCTTTCTTTTTGTGGGTTTGCCCTCTGGGCCGTGTCACCAAGAGCAAGCAGGGCCTTGGGGTTTAGGTCTGCTCCTTCCTTCTTCCTTGGCCCGATTTGGCCGAACGGGCACGCCCTCTTCCATGGCGTGGACCCTGGCCACTtgggcacacgcacacacacatcaaGTACTCCCAAAACCCCTCTGAATTTGTCCCTGCTCCACTCGTCAAACATTAGTCCCAGTGGTCGGCTGCCTCGGAGAACCGGTCAGAAACCGGgacttgtcgtcgtcgtcgtcgcccgctGTCCGCGTGCTGAATTGCTGATGCACGCACTCGCCGGTCTCCGTCAACTCTCTCTTTCTCTTGCCGTGGTCTCAGGGAACCCCGCCTTTGCTGCTACTGCCTGGCTTTATTAAAGCAAACGTGTGGTGTTTCGGCCGTCAGGACTTTCAGAGACTTCAGAGAGTTTCGCCGGCTGAAGCAAGCTGCAGCTCTGCTCATCTGCTTTCCTTTCTTGCTTTGTACTGCtccttgctactccctccgtcccaaaataaatgtctcg contains:
- the LOC119274470 gene encoding mannose-6-phosphate isomerase 1-like, whose amino-acid sequence is MGAPSTSPAPSPPAPHEASTPNDEASPELPLLRLRCGVQQYAWGRRGASSLVARLSGIAADPDPAVPYAELWMGTHPAAPSAVLPGGEPLGAWLARHPAALGPAVAARWAGDLPFLFKVLSVAKPLSIQAHPDKGLAELLHAMRPATYRDANHKPEMAVAVTEFRALFGFAGIQELKDVIRTVPEVAGLIGHEDADKLMTIKEYHGGNDIKSSLQSAFAKLMTASKEAVSEAVNKLKGRLNDESKIRTLTEKEELVLSLERQYPEDVGVLAALLFNYVKLSPGEAIYIGANEPHAYLSGECIECMATSDNVVRAGLTPKYRDVQTLCSMLTYKQIFPEILRGVPVQPHVRRYTPPTDEFEVDCCLLPPGEVAVMPPVPGPSIFLVMAGEGEVQADSMSGGEKAKEGDVFFVPAHTEVSLSASGHASMQLYRAGVNSRVLYSSNAAAAAAGKRSQLQNICDMAS